One window from the genome of Saccharomyces mikatae IFO 1815 strain IFO1815 genome assembly, chromosome: 4 encodes:
- the WHI4 gene encoding Whi4p (similar to Saccharomyces cerevisiae WHI4 (YDL224C) and WHI3 (YNL197C); ancestral locus Anc_2.52), whose translation MSLVHGQTNLNESKYLIERTFSSSSENVPLSKEATYPIPNAYSFSTTRSNSETNIKREKARGFVEEPAMISMLHNLTMSTGNGKGNDTNSLTSHDVDVGPYCLLLRNLPKDITLRECYCIFSLATGVSSIELKRDDREPSNENEKVVVVKFGSLSLVTHYANILNSKSEIFGPSFPFRSHIDVVNEQTHLPVSFQEHVLASTTNSSPKNYQLSSSAQNEIQNQTFSTIPYGGSSSSPLGQSAAKMRPSLLSERSLRFSFNDPFGLETVSQRKESVPFLRNSISQHDLSNVTTTPGLPGMPSQKDTGKSLLLLEKDEINESIWNGDELANDAGDSSFSASLQQPPMSSTPVMEWNASSTTNIPFFQLSNQENHQSNLLPSSHHSIGQDVPHIQSQPNLNNSGVIHSANSLPQYHLLNQINGATNPHGLQQHVSNIPSNLELKFQTENGHIQSSASNGSSIFNNQKVNQGFLVNEQDNSLLSRHKECSSSTASSSAFSKNNESNVAGSTTISQADLSLLAKVPPPANPADQNPPCNTLYVGNLPPDATEQELRQLFSNQQGFRRLSFRNKMNSHGHGNGHGHGPICFVEFEDVSFATRALAELYGSQLPHPRPSLNNKGGIRLSFSKNPLGVRGSNSRSKTGYSFNGNHGKS comes from the coding sequence ATGTCTTTAGTGCATGGTCAGACGAACCTAAACGAATCCAAATATCTTATAGAAAGAACATTTAGTTCTAGTTCAGAAAACGTTCCGTTATCGAAGGAGGCAACATATCCCATACCCAATGCATACAGTTTTTCTACAACTAGGAGCAACAGTGAGACAAACataaaaagagagaaagcACGCGGTTTCGTGGAAGAACCTGCCATGATCTCTATGCTTCATAATTTGACCATGTCCACGGGAAATGGGAAGGGGAATGATACCAACTCTTTAACTTCGCACGATGTGGACGTTGGTCCCTATTGCCTTTTGTTGAGAAATTTGCCAAAAGATATCACGCTAAGAGAATGCTACtgtatattttctttagcCACAGGAGTATCAAGCATAGAGCTTAAAAGGGATGATAGAGAACCCtccaatgaaaatgaaaaagttgtGGTGGTGAAATTTGGATCACTGTCTTTAGTGACTCACTATGCTAATATACTCAATTCGAAGtctgaaatttttggaCCCAGTTTCCCCTTCCGGTCTCACATTGACGTAGTGAACGAGCAGACGCATCTTCCAGTGAGTTTTCAGGAGCATGTTTTAGCTAGCACTACAAATAGCTCTCCAAAGAATTATCAGTTATCTTCCAGTGCGcaaaatgaaattcaaaatcaaacttTTAGTACTATACCATATGGGGGATCTAGTTCCTCTCCATTAGGACAGTCAGCGGCAAAGATGAGGCCTTCGCTATTGTCTGAAAGATCCCTACgtttttcattcaatgatCCATTCGGTTTGGAAACAGTCTCTCAGAGGAAAGAATCTGTACCGTTTCTACGAAATAGCATCTCACAGCACGATTTATCAAATGTAACCACAACACCAGGTTTACCAGGAATGCCATCCCAAAAGGACACTGGAAAGTCACTCTTGCTTCTGGAAAAGGATGAAATAAACGAAAGTATTTGGAATGGCGATGAATTAGCTAATGATGCTGGTGATTCTTCCTTTAGTGCATCTTTACAACAGCCTCCGATGTCATCAACTCCTGTGATGGAGTGGAACGCTTCCTCAACTACTAATattccttttttccaattgtCGAACCAAGAAAACCATCAGTCCAACTTATTGCCGTCATCGCATCATTCAATTGGCCAGGACGTTCCTCATATACAATCACAGccaaatttgaataattcaGGAGTAATACATTCCGCCAACTCCTTACCGCAATACCACTTACTGAACCAAATTAATGGTGCCACTAACCCGCATGGTCTACAACAGCATGTTTCTAATATTCCGTCTAATTTGGAACTTAAATTCCAAACTGAAAATGGCCACATACAATCTTCAGCCTCAAATGGTTCTTCGATATTTAACAATCAAAAGGTAAACCAAGGTTTCTTAGTAAACGAACAAGATAACAGTTTACTATCGCGACACAAAGagtgttcttcttctacagCTTCATCCTCTGCATTTTCGAAAAACAACGAATCAAATGTGGCAGGTTCCACAACTATTTCACAGGCTGACTTGTCATTATTAGCCAAAGTTCCACCACCGGCTAATCCCGCAGATCAAAACCCCCCTTGTAATACTTTATATGTGGGCAACTTACCACCGGATGCAACAGAACAAGAATTAAGACAATTATTTTCTAATCAACAGGGATTTCGTAGGTTGTCCTTCAGAAATAAAATGAACTCTCATGGGCACGGCAACGGCCATGGCCACGGTCCAATTTGTTTCGTGGAATTTGAGGATGTTAGCTTTGCCACTAGAGCGTTGGCTGAACTATATGGTAGTCAACTTCCTCACCCCCGCCCTTCGCTCAATAACAAAGGAGGTATTAGATTAAGCTTTTCGAAAAATCCATTAGGCGTCAGAGGCTCAAACAGTAGGAGTAAAACCGGTTATAGCTTTAATGGAAATCATGGTAAGTCGTAA
- the HBT1 gene encoding Hbt1p (similar to Saccharomyces cerevisiae YNL195C and HBT1 (YDL223C); ancestral locus Anc_2.54), which translates to MNMNESISKDDQGAEEQNNSSSGGKPGSYNSNSNSAQRKKSYSTTKPTEYSLPKEQPESTSKNLETKAKNILLPWKKKHNKDSENTSTGTAAIASHHANVGPDVNHISNEPKLSSDPNATHGYSYVKTTTPAASPEHSKVKTSPSVNDHRSNVKTSSPTIHEHSTIGTGKPGVATAHGHISSKNRTTKHEHSSVNSGSSGTTATHGHSNSEAISPTNISEYRKTSTGPSATAATHGHKNVKSTTVPTASHAHSKAKSNSGNIDATASNDHGGVNNTYSSTHAYSNSRTSPKTTNISHHRSAPKTVPSTAHGHSKAEENYSAPQEYSNFDSSSDRDAIPGSFRGMTGGDLSSVDPSVYTDSSPKSTERTTTSHYGATGPPQDTMKEIAENVKMNESEQTGLKNDQISGSDAIQQQTMDPKYEGTMGASSGLSSHQPPRYNDDSKNIQYPEKTKVEKQNITEKASEKFRSERDDILDSGDHYQEKNIKSKPASNWGPIEYSSGTGKNENLQDVVLPPGVKGDSHNVTSVPQHDYKMPTNLERAHYDDDVKGIKNDSLQDIFGSQTADRNVDNSRGNEGHWSGVSKGSTTDQNIDLPPAMKNKEDLNEGSTTTTYSKPHQYGLDYLDDVEDYNKIDIDEHSNVKDELLQGKPFNYGYDNKQQVLGTSEVDAPSNSVRTQDENLISPKQTIQTGMKTAGDESPGGYEYSNMSDISKISDLSKNKSGPTPTRSNFIDQIEPRRAKTTENITSNSEDSNNREPSNSGTVGTGKEGIRSKTFSSATFDNSKSSDANHKNYDVTSFDDGRTADTNDAATAAYDNTDSRDFETAGLENTGSTYANSKDTAGVTYDRQRPSEEKSTDHNGHNILSQENYSDDDIDVNKNAKVLEKDALGYKRKVDLKNKRRTDIGGSDAADTYAAEVGNFPSLIDPRVPTYGFKDDNNTSSSQKTPLSSTSETADPEPATYLIHNETTSQGRKVSVGSAGSEKLKHHHNHSHHHSRQSSSKASDYEYNSNHSTEHTPRHHRSDSNKGEQDFENGEDKEQTGKQSFMGRVRNSISGGTFGFRSEI; encoded by the coding sequence ATGAACATGAATGAATCCATCTCCAAAGATGACCAAGGTGcagaagaacaaaacaatTCATCTTCTGGTGGTAAACCCGGTTCTTACAATTCTAATTCTAATTCTGCTCAACGCAAAAAATCTTACAGTACTACCAAGCCTACGGAGTATAGTTTGCCAAAAGAACAGCCTGAATCAACTTCCAAGAACTTGGAAACCAAGGCTAAAAACATCCTTTTACCttggaaaaagaagcacAACAAGGACTCTGAGAACACAAGTACTGGTACTGCTGCTATTGCTAGTCACCACGCAAACGTAGGTCCTGATGTGAATCATATTTCTAACGAACCCAAGTTAAGTTCAGACCCTAATGCTACCCATGGATATTCTTATGTCAAGACTACGACACCTGCCGCTTCACCTGAGCACTCCAAAGTGAAGACTTCACCTTCCGTTAACGACCACCGTTCTAATGTCAAAACCTCATCTCCTACTATACATGAACATTCTACTATTGGCACTGGGAAACCAGGTGTTGCCACTGCGCATGGTCATATTAGCTCAAAAAATCGTACGACTAAGCATGAACACTCTAGTGTTAATTCTGGTTCTTCGGGAACTACTGCCACACATGGACATTCCAATTCAGAAGCCATATCCCCTACCAATATTAGTGAGTATCGCAAGACGAGCACTGGTCCATCTGCTACTGCAGCCACACACGGACACAAGAACGTTAAATCCACTACGGTTCCTACTGCTAGTCATGCACATTCCAAGGCCAAATCGAATTCAGGTAACATCGATGCTACCGCATCAAATGACCATGGTGGCGTCAATAATACTTATTCTTCTACTCATGCTTATTCTAATTCCAGGACCAGTCCCAAAACTACTAATATAAGTCACCATCGATCCGCCCCAAAAACAGTTCCTTCAACTGCTCATGGACACTCCAaagcagaagaaaactATTCAGCTCCTCAAGAATATTCGAACTTTGATTCCAGCTCCGATCGTGATGCTATTCCTGGCAGCTTCCGGGGCATGACTGGTGGTGATTTGAGTTCTGTTGACCCTAGTGTGTACACAGACTCAAGTCCAAAATCCACCGAGCGCACAACAACCTCTCATTATGGCGCCACTGGTCCTCCACAAGATACCATGAAAGAGATTGCTGAGAATGTTAAAATGAACGAGAGTGAACAAACAGGTTTGAAGAATGATCAAATTTCAGGTTCTGATGCAATTCAACAACAAACTATGGATCCCAAATATGAGGGAACAATGGGAGCTTCAAGTGGTTTATCGAGTCATCAGCCTCCTCGTTATAATGATGATTCAAAGAACATTCAATATCCGGAAAAGACCAAGGttgaaaagcaaaataTAACTGAGAAAGCTTCTGAAAAGTTTAGAAGCGAAAGGGATGATATTTTAGATTCAGGTGACCACTatcaagagaaaaacatCAAATCTAAACCAGCTTCTAATTGGGGCCCAATTGAGTATAGTTCGGGTACTGGCAAGAATGAGAATCTGCAAGATGTTGTTCTACCTCCTGGTGTCAAAGGTGATTCCCACAATGTTACATCTGTGCCTCAACACGATTATAAAATGCCTACCAACCTGGAGCGTGCACactatgatgatgatgttaAAGGTATCAAAAATGACAGTTTGCAAGACATTTTTGGTTCACAAACCGCTGACAGAAATGTTGATAATTCTCGTGGTAATGAGGGACACTGGTCCGGAGTTTCTAAGGGAAGTACTACTGATCAAAACATCGATTTGCCACCTGCCatgaagaacaaagaagacTTGAATGAGGGATCTACGACGACTACTTATTCCAAGCCTCACCAATATGGGTTGGACTATTTGGATGATGTTGAGGATTACAAcaaaattgatattgatgaacACTCAAACGTAAAGGACGAATTGCTTCAAGGTAAACCATTCAACTACGGTTATGATAATAAACAGCAAGTTTTAGGTACCAGCGAAGTTGACGCACCCTCAAACTCAGTCCGGACACAAGATGAGAATCTAATATCTCCGAAGCAAACAATTCAAACCGGTATGAAAACTGCGGGTGATGAAAGCCCTGGGGGCTATGAATATTCAAATATGTCAGATATTAGTAAAATATCTGATCTAAGCAAGAATAAGTCGGGCCCAACACCTACTCGTTCTAACTTCATCGACCAAATTGAACCAAGAAGAGCCAAAACAACAGAGAATATTACCTCCAATTCTGAAGACTCTAACAATCGAGAACCAAGTAACAGTGGAACTGTAGGCACTGGAAAGGAAGGCATAAGATCTAAGACCTTCAGCTCTGCCACATTTGATAATAGTAAAAGTTCAGATGCCAATCATAAAAACTATGACGTCACCTCATTTGATGATGGCAGAACTGCAGATACTAACGATGCTGCGACGGCTGCGTACGATAATACAGACAGTAGGGACTTCGAGACAGCTGGTTTAGAAAACACAGGCTCGACATATGCTAATTCAAAAGATACTGCTGGAGTAACTTATGATCGTCAAAGACCATCGGAAGAAAAATCTACTGATCACAATGGCCACAATATCTTAAGCCAAGAAAATTATAGTGACGATGATATTGACGTGAACAAGAATGCaaaagttcttgaaaaagaCGCACTTGGCTATAAACGCAAAGTGGATCTGAAGAATAAGCGCAGAACAGATATTGGCGGTTCTGACGCTGCAGACACTTATGCCGCCGAAGTTGGTAATTTTCCTAGTTTGATCGACCCTCGTGTTCCGACGTATGGATTcaaagatgataataatactTCTAGTTCTCAAAAGACGCCTCTATCATCTACATCCGAAACCGCTGATCCGGAACCCGCTACCTATTTGATTCATAATGAGACCACTTCCCAAGGGAGAAAAGTGTCTGTGGGCTCAGCGGGGtctgaaaaattgaaacaCCACCACAATCACAGCCATCATCACAGTAGACAAAGCTCTTCAAAGGCCTCCGACTATGAGTACAATTCAAACCACTCAACTGAACACACTCCTAGACATCATCGATCTGACTCCAATAAAGGTGAgcaagattttgaaaacgGAGAAGATAAGGAACAGACCGGTAAGCAAAGTTTTATGGGCAGAGTGAGAAATAGTATCTCTGGAGGTACTTTTGGATTTAGAAGTGAAATTTAG
- the DTD1 gene encoding D-tyrosyl-tRNA(Tyr) deacylase (similar to Saccharomyces cerevisiae DTD1 (YDL219W); ancestral locus Anc_2.59): MKIVLQKVSQASVVVDSKVISNIKHGYMLLVGISINDSMADVDKLSKKVLNLRIFEDETKNLWKKNIKEANGEILSVSQFTLMAKTKKGTKPDFHLAQKGHIAKDLYEEFLKLLRSGLGEEKVKDGEFGAMMSCSLTNEGPVTIILESD; this comes from the exons ATGAAGATTGTCTTACAAAAAGTTAGTCAGGCGTCTGTAGTCGTTGACTCAAAAGTTATTTCAAA TATTAAACATGGTTACATGCTCTTAGTAGGCATTTCCATCAATGATTCTATGGCGGATGTAGATAAACTATCCAAGAAAGTTCTTAATTTGAGAAtctttgaagatgaaactaAGAATCtatggaagaagaatattaaaGAGGCCAACGGTGAAATTTTGTCAGTGTCTCAATTTACATTGATGGCAAAAACCAAGAAGGGAACCAAACCAGATTTTCATTTAGCCCAAAAGGGTCATATAGCGAAAGACCTCTAcgaagaatttttgaagttacTAAGAAGTGGCTTaggtgaagaaaaagtaaaggaCGGTGAATTCGGCGCCATGATGAGCTGTTCTTTAACTAATGAAGGACCAGTTACAATCATTCTTGAGAGTGACTAA
- the CDC13 gene encoding telomere-binding protein CDC13 (similar to Saccharomyces cerevisiae CDC13 (YDL220C); ancestral locus Anc_2.56) — MDTLEEPECPEHEDRVFVKSSKDFEGYASKAIVPVHFVALLTSIYLTETKGLLVFSNFEEGESQVEKDQYIIKLKFKDRSSERLARMTISLLCQYFDIELPDLDSGSTLILKDIHLERLCFSSCKALYVSRSGNYTLFLEDIKPLDIVNVINSISTKSQKSGTEFLPSGPIIESNLREPLLDIFNNLIKMNIDERNSFKFVRLIHYNTELKKFIQEQQSLLSQKSKTKLINPFFAPNRLGIPYVETQNEFNSQLMTLNSEQPITDISSNGDDMRYSTDPIEESDSSTISSTGKFVSPGSCIQSHTPERKTSVPNNWLDNDSEGKNKRRLSFQCTSAPSSQQIIDYERLSLAKVGSVERLKGKFVGMYPSHFSGITEFRYCTLKLYFTHLSVSKIPDKILIPGTNCIEIIIPTMERIRELFGVLNCQNSMISNILLLDKPDPISVEIERVMWNNDETISPGLTVWSLKNISVKTQAQASAQSPAKSLPPVNAPRTKMRKMAEKDPTIEFCHLELNTFETKYVTMFGMLVSCSFDKPAFVSFVFTDFTTNDIVQNYLYDRYLVDYEAKLELNEGFKAIMYRNQFETFDSKILNIFNKRLNELQNGRDENLSQHGIVCKMNIKVKIYNGKLNAIVRECVPVLQSQVRSVASPSQSEHLRSFYQRAFKRIGESAISRYFEEYQRFFPIQRNKTSHLAQLKTAVSGHEQDHEPGQLHTSMVPTEYIPDLNADVSSFDIECTDIFPLLNSLSRCPHPRQIHKTSTLYSCRGRIIAIEYMASDICFHITNEFSLSQGRSADSQKVLKLHIITPKNFAYFFNRPNAYIQRQSLEEIYTQLTQFLGHSFQFNITSSYKLLPETALALQIWCPIECTLRELQQQLAHLKAATTPDSGSLGYAITAAVNPPRFLAAQDGVTVKKEEDNGDEAGTFSASWDTIGAAQRGGAKFQ, encoded by the coding sequence ATGGATACTTTGGAAGAACCAGAATGTCCTGAGCATGAAGACCGTGTTTTTGTGAAATCAAGCAAAGACTTTGAAGGTTATGCCAGCAAAGCAATAGTCCCCGTCCACTTCGTCGCGCTTTTAACTTCTATATACTTGACAGAAACAAAAGGTTTACTGGtattttctaattttgaGGAGGGGGAAAGTCAAGTGGAAAAAGACCAGTATATAATTAAACTGAAATTCAAAGACAGGAGCTCGGAAAGATTAGCAAGAATGACTATTTCCTTACTTTGTCAGTACTTTGATATTGAATTGCCGGACCTGGACTCAGGCTCAACACTAATATTGAAAGATATTCATCTTGAAAGGCTATGTTTTTCAAGTTGTAAAGCTTTATATGTGTCAAGATCTGGGAACTACACCCTATTTTTAGAGGATATCAAACCATTGGATATAGTGAATGTAATAAACTCCATATCTACgaaatctcaaaaaagCGGCACTGAATTTTTGCCATCAGGCCCAATTATAGAATCTAATTTGAGGGAACCACTATTAgatattttcaacaatttgataaaaatgaacaTAGATGAGAGAAAcagtttcaaatttgtaAGATTGATTCACTACAATACggaattgaagaaatttatCCAAGAGCAGCAAAGCCTTTTATCGCAGAAATCAAAAACCAAGCTAATCAATCCTTTCTTTGCTCCAAACAGATTAGGAATACCTTATGTTGAGACGCAAAACGAATTTAATTCGCAGCTTATGACGCTTAATTCAGAGCAACCAATTACAGATATAAGCAGTAATGGAGATGACATGAGGTACAGTACAGATCCTATTGAGGAGTCTGATTCTTCAACTATCTCTTCTACGGGGAAGTTTGTAAGCCCAGGATCCTGCATCCAGTCGCACACACCCGAAAGGAAAACAAGCGTACCAAACAATTGGCTGGATAACGATTCCGAGGGtaagaataaaagaagaCTTTCCTTTCAGTGCACTAGCGCACCTTCATCCCAGCAGATAATTGATTATGAGCGACTTTCGCTAGCTAAAGTAGGCTCGGTTGAGAGGCTTAAGGGAAAGTTTGTTGGGATGTATCCGTCTCATTTCAGCGGCATAACTGAGTTCAGATATTGCACATTGAAGTTATATTTTACACACTTATCGGTATCAAAAATCCCAGACAAGATATTGATACCGGGTACCAACTGCATTGAGATCATTATCCCTACGATGGAGCGAATACGTGAACTATTCGGAGTTTTAAACTGTCAGAACAGTATGATATCGAATATTCTACTACTGGATAAGCCAGATCCGATCTCCGTGGAAATTGAAAGGGTCATGTGGAACAATGATGAGACAATTAGCCCTGGTTTGACTGTTTGGAGTTTAAAGAACATTAGTGTAAAGACGCAGGCGCAGGCGTCGGCGCAGTCTCCTGCGAAGTCACTCCCACCAGTCAATGCACCTCGCACGAAAATGCGCAAAATGGCAGAGAAAGACCCCACCATCGAGTTCTGTCACTTGGAGCTCAACACATTCGAAACAAAATACGTAACAATGTTTGGCATGCTAGTGTCTTGCTCATTTGACAAACCTGCCTTCGTATCTTTTGTCTTTACCGATTTCACTACGAATGACATCGTCCAAAACTACCTCTATGACAGATACTTGGTAGATTATGAGGCCAAATTGGAGCTCAACGAAGGCTTCAAAGCCATCATGTACAGAAACCAATTCGAAACATTTGACTCCAAAATCTTAAACATATTTAACAAGAGGTTGAACGAGTTGCAGAACGGCCGCGACGAAAACCTTTCGCAACACGGCATAGTTTGCAAGATGAACataaaagtgaaaatttATAACGGCAAACTAAACGCCATTGTACGCGAATGCGTGCCGGTTCTACAGTCTCAGGTAAGAAGCGTTGCTTCACCTTCACAAAGCGAACATTTAAGATCTTTTTATCAGCGGGCGTTTAAGAGAATCGGCGAGTCCGCCATCTCACGCTACTTCGAAGAGTACCAAAGGTTTTTTCCCATacaaagaaacaaaaccTCTCATCTCGCGCAATTAAAGACCGCTGTTTCAGGACATGAACAGGATCACGAACCAGGACAGCTGCACACTTCAATGGTCCCCACCGAATATATACCTGATCTAAATGCGGACGTGTCATCCTTCGATATCGAGTGTACAGATATTTTCCCGCTCTTGAACTCCCTGTCTCGTTGCCCACACCCGCGCCAAATACACAAGACAAGCACCCTATATAGTTGCAGAGGACGCATCATTGCCATTGAATACATGGCATCTGACATCTGCTTCCATATTACGAACgagttttctctttcacaGGGCCGCAGCGCGGACTCCCAGAAAGTGCTAAAACTACACATTATTACCCCTAAGAACTTTGCATACTTTTTCAACCGCCCAAATGCCTATATACAGCGCCAGAGTCTTGAGGAAATATATACGCAATTGACACAATTTCTCGGCCATTCATTCCAATTCAATATAACCTCCTCCTACAAGTTGCTCCCTGAAACTGCCTTGGCTTTGCAGATCTGGTGTCCCATTGAATGCACGCTTCGGGAGTTGCAACAACAGCTGGCCCATCTAAAGGCTGCAACCACTCCTGATTCAGGGAGTCTTGGTTACGCAATTACCGCCGCCGTCAATCCTCCGCGATTTCTTGCCGCTCAAGATGGCGTCACCGTGAAAAAGGAGGAAGATAATGGCGATGAAGCCGGGACATTTTCCGCTTCGTGGGACACGATTGGCGCAGCCCAACGCGGCGGTGCCAAATTTCAGTGA
- the FMP45 gene encoding Fmp45p (similar to Saccharomyces cerevisiae FMP45 (YDL222C) and YNL194C; ancestral locus Anc_2.55), with protein sequence MIFKRFVNLLVFLFLLGAGLLTFFLILSGGRESGTLENFYWLQADTDGFNSAPSTTRWYNYNWCGYEDGQLANCSSRAPAKPFSPRDNFGNSANLPSSFRNNRNTYYYLSRVGWAMLLVALFFIVLALVPGFLATFLPFKAVPVLYCVLSWLAFFFIILAACLYTGCYVKARNTFHDSGRSAKLGAKNFAFIWTSVFLMLVNAVWSTIFSATHKGHSSYSDHDMYAQYESPSVDTGAQLEKSTYNSGTTDGAVPVTAAPVVGQPQPTTTTTQAGDGRFFQKLKTRKNVPSGELGPAGDGGLSGPVTVRE encoded by the coding sequence ATGATTTTCAAAAGGTTCGTTAATTTGCTCGTGTTTTTATTCCTACTTGGTGCCGGCTTATTGAcgttttttcttattctgtCGGGAGGCAGAGAATCTGGGACGCTGGAGAACTTCTATTGGCTACAAGCCGATACTGACGGGTTCAACAGCGCTCCATCCACTACGAGATGGTACAATTATAACTGGTGTGGCTATGAAGATGGCCAGCTAGCTAATTGTTCCAGCAGGGCACCTGCCAAGCCTTTTTCTCCAAGAGATAATTTTGGCAACTCAGCCAACctaccatcatcatttaGGAACAACCGGAATACCTACTATTACCTGTCCAGGGTTGGGTGGGCCATGCTGCTGGttgcccttttttttattgtctTGGCATTGGTGCCCGGGTTTCTGGCTACGTTTCTTCCATTCAAGGCGGTGCCAGTCTTGTACTGTGTGTTGTCCTGGTTggcctttttcttcatcatattGGCCGCGTGCTTGTACACAGGCTGCTATGTGAAGGCTAGAAATACGTTCCATGACAGTGGGAGGTCTGCCAAATTAGGAGCCAAAAACTTTGCGTTCATCTGGACTTCGGTGTTTTTGATGCTCGTGAATGCTGTTTGGTCTACTATATTCAGCGCAACCCATAAGGGCCATTCCTCTTACTCGGATCATGACATGTATGCCCAGTATGAAAGCCCTTCCGTTGACACTGGTGCCCAATTGGAGAAGTCCACCTACAACAGCGGAACAACAGATGGCGCGGTACCGGTCACAGCAGCACCAGTGGTTGGACAGCCTCAGCCCACAACTACTACTACTCAAGCTGGCGATGGCAggttctttcaaaaactaaaaacaagaaagaatgtGCCCTCTGGTGAACTGGGACCAGCTGGCGATGGTGGTCTTTCCGGGCCAGTAACTGTACGCgaatag
- the SMKI04G0250 gene encoding uncharacterized protein (similar to Saccharomyces cerevisiae YDL218W; ancestral locus Anc_2.61), whose product MKRVTGVFLTLLRFSQFASSVLVMSLLAYAIHAYGDRGNKKTNFTLATGVISVFYLIALGILCLALPTLIYIGMYFCAELIVCMLWLAAFVVLAKAQGEHSCGSTNANGLYYNPYSGQYTANSHRRACNSSQAAIAFSGLCFLLFLTSVILLGINVLTPIRKRYQTQGMWRSGASMGTKLHRWSGLALSEPFEETEVYDNTNVRTGDVEAGTAGNAAYTSDPNAETRYTNDPNERYYTSTTNTRYTTTTADPNARHTTNDRSTGTAPVSHGATDQHAYSTDESGDRSYQEKLAEGANSGAMSGSTADPNRNVNPMP is encoded by the coding sequence ATGAAACGAGTCACTGGAGTTTTCCTTACACTTTTAAGATTTTCGCAATTTGCATCATCTGTTTTAGTGATGTCACTTTTAGCATATGCAATCCATGCCTATGGTGATAGAGGtaacaagaaaaccaaCTTTACATTAGCAACAGGTGTCATTAgtgttttttatttgattgCTTTAGGTATTTTGTGTCTGGCCCTACCCACATTGATTTACATAGGGATGTACTTTTGTGCTGAATTGATCGTTTGCATGCTATGGCTAGCAGCTTTCGTTGTTCTTGCAAAAGCGCAAGGTGAGCACAGCTGTGGTAGTACAAATGCAAACGGATTATACTACAACCCTTATAGTGGTCAATATACTGCCAACAGCCATAGAAGAGCTTGTAATTCGTCTCAAGCTGCAATTGCTTTCTCTGGTCTTTGCTTTCTATTGTTTCTGACTAGTGTGATATTACTAGGCATTAATGTTTTAACACCAATTAGGAAGCGCTATCAGACCCAAGGAATGTGGAGAAGCGGAGCCTCCATGGGTACAAAACTACATAGATGGAGTGGATTGGCCTTGAGTGAGCCTTTCGAAGAAACCGAGGTATACGATAACACTAATGTTAGGACAGGTGATGTAGAAGCTGGCACAGCTGGGAACGCCGCCTATACTTCTGACCCAAACGCTGAGACACGCTATACTAATGATCCTAATGAGCGGTACTATACTAGTACTACCAACACCCGTTATACCACAACCACTGCCGATCCTAATGCGCGTCACACTACTAATGATCGTAGTACGGGCACTGCCCCTGTCTCTCATGGTGCAACAGATCAACATGCCTATTCTACGGATGAGTCAGGTGATCGGTCCTATCAAGAAAAGCTTGCAGAAGGCGCCAATTCTGGCGCAATGAGTGGCAGCACCGCAGACCCAAACAGGAATGTCAATCCAATGCCATAA